A genome region from Gemmatimonadota bacterium includes the following:
- a CDS encoding glycoside hydrolase family 9 protein, with translation MSLASLGALLLAAVAPDSAVIRFNQLGYPSDAPKVAVVCALREMRLARFDVRDATGRIVLRGEATVSAPFAACVRTWRLDFSSLRRDGSYQVRAGTLAPVTVRIARAPYRAAADSLLVYMRQQRSGYNPFFGALVHQRDGIVVGDSPRAGEFVGVSGGWADASDYLQYVTTSANATFVMLKAYRDHPRAFGDAFAANGDAGGNGVRDVLDEARHGLTWLVKMFPSDRELYNQLGDDRDHVYGDLPTTDSSDYGWGKGKERALYPCTGKPQGLFRYTNRATGYASTAGKVAAAMALGAQLLRERDPAFADTLARKARAAFALGEEFPGVCQTAPGRAPYFYEEDNWVDDMELGASQLFTLTHDARYLRAGVAYAATEPVTPWMGADTARHYQWYPWFNNGHHELWRVGGAADRRAMIEYYRRGLEAVVARAGNGFRVGIPFIWCSNNLMASFATQALLFRQMSGDTRFRSYEQAAIDWLFGTNPWGTSMVVGIPEGGTYPRSPHSDIWKQLGVRLTGGLLDGPVYRSIYQSLIGIKLLEADEYAPFNTGFVVYHDDYGDYSTNEPIMDGTANLAYLLAAVGEERGR, from the coding sequence ATGAGCCTCGCATCGCTGGGCGCCTTGCTGCTGGCGGCTGTCGCGCCGGACAGCGCCGTCATCCGGTTCAACCAGCTTGGCTATCCGAGCGACGCGCCCAAGGTGGCAGTGGTGTGCGCGCTGCGGGAGATGCGACTGGCGCGATTCGACGTGCGCGATGCGACGGGTCGCATCGTGTTGCGCGGCGAGGCCACGGTCAGCGCGCCATTTGCGGCGTGCGTGCGCACGTGGCGGCTCGACTTCTCGTCGCTCCGGCGCGACGGGAGCTACCAGGTGCGTGCGGGGACACTGGCGCCGGTCACGGTACGCATTGCGCGCGCGCCATATCGCGCCGCCGCCGACTCACTGCTGGTGTACATGCGGCAGCAGCGCTCGGGCTACAACCCGTTCTTCGGGGCGCTCGTTCACCAGCGTGACGGGATCGTGGTGGGGGATTCGCCGCGCGCTGGGGAGTTTGTTGGCGTGAGCGGCGGGTGGGCCGACGCCTCGGACTACCTGCAGTACGTCACGACGTCGGCCAATGCGACCTTCGTGATGCTGAAGGCCTATCGCGACCATCCGCGCGCCTTTGGCGACGCCTTCGCAGCCAACGGAGACGCAGGAGGCAATGGCGTGCGCGATGTACTCGACGAGGCGCGGCACGGGCTGACGTGGCTGGTGAAGATGTTCCCCTCCGACCGCGAACTCTACAACCAGCTCGGCGACGACCGCGACCATGTGTACGGCGACCTGCCGACGACCGACAGCTCGGACTATGGCTGGGGAAAGGGAAAGGAGCGGGCGCTGTACCCGTGCACCGGGAAGCCGCAGGGACTGTTCCGCTACACCAATCGCGCGACCGGCTATGCGTCGACCGCGGGGAAGGTGGCGGCGGCAATGGCGTTAGGCGCGCAACTCCTGCGTGAGCGCGACCCGGCCTTTGCCGACACACTGGCGCGCAAGGCACGCGCGGCCTTCGCGTTGGGCGAGGAGTTCCCGGGCGTCTGCCAGACGGCACCCGGGCGGGCGCCGTACTTCTATGAGGAGGACAACTGGGTCGACGACATGGAGTTGGGGGCGTCACAGCTCTTTACCCTCACGCACGATGCGCGCTACCTGCGCGCAGGGGTCGCGTATGCGGCCACGGAACCTGTCACCCCGTGGATGGGGGCCGACACCGCACGCCACTACCAGTGGTATCCGTGGTTCAACAACGGGCATCACGAGCTCTGGCGCGTGGGCGGAGCTGCCGATCGACGGGCGATGATCGAGTACTACCGTCGCGGGCTCGAGGCGGTCGTTGCACGCGCCGGCAACGGCTTTCGTGTCGGGATTCCCTTCATCTGGTGCTCCAACAACCTCATGGCGTCGTTCGCCACGCAGGCCCTGCTCTTCCGCCAGATGAGCGGCGACACGCGCTTCCGGTCCTACGAACAGGCCGCGATCGACTGGCTCTTCGGGACCAACCCCTGGGGGACGTCGATGGTCGTGGGGATCCCCGAGGGCGGGACGTACCCTCGCTCGCCACACTCCGATATCTGGAAGCAGCTCGGCGTGCGGCTGACGGGCGGGCTCCTCGACGGACCGGTGTACCGGTCGATATACCAGAGCCTCATCGGGATCAAGCTGCTGGAGGCCGACGAGTACGCGCCCTTCAACACGGGGTTCGTCGTGTATCACGATGACTACGGCGACTATTCGACCAACGAACCGATCATGGATGGGACGGCGAATCTCGCCTATCTGCTTGCCGCGGTCGGGGAGGAGCGTGGGCGCTGA
- a CDS encoding Rieske 2Fe-2S domain-containing protein, translating to MAGDGTVGVTLGGPGAATGGGGGRGARVGVPVDHSRREALRMAWRIGQGLLAAAAGYTTFIALRPLGNTNEGERVILGAPEGFTEGSATYVAAGRFWLTRSEGKLFALTQNCPHLGCRLPYCEGSGRFECPCHGSQFNLGGEWISGPSPRGIDRFALSVDEGRVVVDTRTLVEGPPLGAKEHERPALGASCVNLAT from the coding sequence ATGGCAGGCGACGGAACGGTGGGCGTGACGTTAGGCGGACCCGGTGCCGCGACCGGTGGCGGTGGCGGGCGGGGCGCGCGCGTCGGCGTCCCGGTCGACCACTCGCGGCGGGAGGCGCTGCGCATGGCGTGGCGCATCGGGCAGGGGCTGCTCGCTGCCGCCGCCGGCTACACGACCTTCATCGCCCTCCGCCCGTTAGGCAATACGAACGAAGGCGAGCGCGTCATCCTCGGCGCCCCCGAGGGCTTCACCGAGGGGAGCGCGACGTACGTCGCGGCCGGGCGCTTCTGGCTCACGCGATCGGAGGGGAAGCTCTTTGCCCTCACGCAGAACTGTCCGCACCTGGGCTGTCGCCTCCCGTACTGCGAAGGGTCGGGGCGCTTCGAGTGCCCGTGCCACGGCTCGCAGTTCAACCTGGGGGGCGAGTGGATCTCGGGACCGTCGCCGCGCGGGATCGATCGTTTTGCCCTGAGCGTGGACGAGGGGCGCGTGGTGGTCGACACGCGCACGCTGGTCGAAGGGCCGCCCCTCGGCGCCAAGGAGCACGAGCGCCCCGCGCTGGGGGCGTCGTGCGTGAACCTGGCCACGTGA
- a CDS encoding cytochrome b N-terminal domain-containing protein: MPDESLEPGAAPPHGLMARLRASEAYRSIFRTPPLDTARGRALKSFGNVFLHLYPVKVPWRVLQWRYSFRLGYITTVLFVILAVTGTYLMFFYTPSVANAYGDMQRLRAEVGFGQLLRNVHRWGAHLMVLATALHVGRVMLTGAYAKPRQFNWVIGVGLLIVTLAYSFTGYLLPWDQLSYWAVRVASDLVHYVPFVGTELRALLLGGSTIGQSTLLRFYVLHVAVLTIFFFLLIAVHIWRVRKDGFAVARGGAPPWAVADGAPLPEGRGERPDTPYPVAPDERVRLLGVVERTGVEREPPEEDDTVFTWPHLIVRHQVIAFAVVAICLAMGIAFEAPLRELANPNLTHEPAKAPWYFVGLQELLAHFDPVIAGVLVPIVLGAWLVFLPYLDRNAGRPLRERRVAVATIVLLGIIALVLTIIGALFRGPGWVWVLPWEHWYFEP, from the coding sequence ATGCCTGACGAGTCGCTGGAGCCGGGGGCGGCGCCGCCGCACGGACTCATGGCCCGCCTGCGCGCGAGCGAGGCCTATCGCTCGATCTTTCGCACGCCGCCGCTCGACACGGCGCGTGGGCGCGCGCTCAAGAGCTTCGGGAACGTCTTCCTCCACCTGTACCCGGTGAAGGTCCCGTGGCGCGTGCTGCAGTGGCGCTACTCGTTCCGGCTGGGCTACATCACGACGGTCCTCTTCGTGATCCTCGCGGTCACGGGGACCTACCTGATGTTCTTCTACACACCGTCGGTGGCCAACGCGTACGGCGACATGCAGCGGCTGCGGGCCGAGGTGGGCTTCGGGCAGCTGCTGCGCAACGTGCACCGCTGGGGGGCGCACCTGATGGTGCTGGCGACCGCGCTGCACGTGGGGCGCGTGATGCTCACCGGAGCGTATGCCAAGCCGCGCCAGTTCAACTGGGTGATCGGCGTGGGGCTCCTCATCGTCACGCTCGCCTACTCGTTCACCGGCTACCTCCTCCCCTGGGACCAGCTCTCGTACTGGGCGGTGCGCGTCGCCTCCGACCTGGTGCACTACGTCCCCTTCGTGGGAACGGAGCTGCGCGCCCTCCTCCTCGGCGGATCGACGATCGGGCAGTCGACGCTGCTGCGTTTCTACGTGTTGCACGTGGCGGTGCTGACGATCTTCTTCTTCCTCCTCATCGCGGTGCACATCTGGCGGGTGCGGAAGGACGGCTTCGCGGTGGCGCGCGGCGGGGCGCCGCCATGGGCGGTGGCCGATGGTGCGCCGCTCCCGGAGGGGCGCGGCGAGCGTCCGGACACGCCGTATCCGGTGGCGCCTGACGAGCGCGTGCGGTTGCTCGGTGTGGTGGAGCGGACGGGGGTGGAGCGCGAGCCCCCGGAGGAGGATGACACGGTCTTCACCTGGCCGCACCTCATCGTGCGCCACCAGGTGATCGCGTTTGCCGTGGTCGCCATCTGCCTGGCGATGGGGATCGCCTTCGAGGCGCCGCTGCGCGAGCTGGCCAACCCCAACCTCACGCACGAACCGGCCAAGGCGCCGTGGTACTTCGTGGGGTTGCAGGAGCTGCTGGCGCACTTCGACCCGGTGATCGCGGGGGTCCTGGTTCCCATCGTGCTGGGGGCGTGGCTGGTCTTCCTCCCCTACCTCGACCGCAACGCGGGTAGGCCGCTGCGCGAGCGCCGGGTGGCAGTGGCGACGATCGTCCTGCTGGGGATCATCGCCCTGGTGCTGACGATCATCGGGGCGCTCTTCCGCGGGCCCGGGTGGGTCTGGGTCCTCCCGTGGGAGCACTGGTACTTCGAGCCGTAG
- a CDS encoding CocE/NonD family hydrolase, translating to MTPHTRFPQRARAILAGALVAGSFLAPLPTRLAAPLAAQTPAADDLDRREVRITTRDGAKLFTVVVAPKTQSKPLPIMLVRTPYGVNQNLRPGPIPIAYAELAKDGYTFVFQDARGTGRSEGKFIMNGALHDPKADPNGVDEATDTYDTIDWLVKNIPNNNGRVGVMGVSYPGWLAGIAALSNHPALKAVSPQAPMTDTWMGDDFFHQGAFRQSFGVEYATAMEWSRQVPSPLKINRYDRYDWYLQFLTLKELGARNGIDTLASWRGFKTHPAWDAYWQAKAMQKVWTVPNVAVLNVGGYWDQEDVLGPQEAYRTLEKADGKQWNHIVLGPWFHGGWAGRATDTFGPMKFGSDVGLYYRANIERPWFANWLHGDGTATFSEAYLFEVQGNTWRTFDAWPPREATASKLYLHADGVLSFDAPTALAKTSYTSDPRRPVPYIARPVDGTRWRQWLVEDQRFVHNRPDVVSWESAPLEKDVVIAGDVTARLFASTTGRDADWVVKLIDVYPDTVATDPKLGGYQLMVAADILRGRYHKSFSVPRPLTPNVVTPFTVDLHQQLYRFQKGHRIMVQVQSTWFPLYDRNPQTWVPNIFEAKASDFRAQVHTIHSGPRTPSHIAVGVLPN from the coding sequence ATGACACCGCACACCCGATTCCCGCAGCGCGCCCGCGCGATCCTTGCCGGCGCCCTCGTCGCTGGTTCGTTCCTCGCCCCGCTGCCGACGCGGCTGGCCGCACCGCTGGCCGCGCAAACCCCTGCTGCCGACGACCTCGACCGCCGAGAGGTGCGCATCACCACGCGCGATGGCGCCAAGCTCTTCACGGTCGTGGTCGCTCCAAAGACCCAAAGCAAGCCGCTGCCGATCATGCTGGTGCGCACGCCGTACGGCGTAAACCAGAACCTGCGCCCCGGCCCCATCCCGATCGCGTACGCCGAGTTGGCGAAGGATGGCTACACCTTCGTCTTCCAGGACGCGCGCGGGACCGGGCGATCGGAGGGGAAGTTCATCATGAACGGCGCGCTCCACGACCCCAAGGCCGATCCCAACGGTGTCGACGAAGCGACCGACACGTACGACACCATCGACTGGCTGGTGAAGAACATCCCCAACAACAACGGGCGCGTGGGGGTCATGGGGGTGTCGTATCCCGGATGGCTCGCCGGGATCGCCGCGCTCAGCAACCACCCGGCGCTCAAGGCGGTCTCGCCGCAGGCCCCGATGACCGACACCTGGATGGGCGACGACTTCTTCCACCAGGGGGCGTTCCGCCAGTCGTTCGGGGTGGAGTACGCCACGGCGATGGAGTGGTCACGTCAGGTCCCGTCGCCGCTCAAGATCAACCGCTACGACCGCTACGACTGGTATCTCCAGTTCCTCACCCTCAAGGAACTCGGCGCCAGGAACGGCATCGACACGCTGGCGTCGTGGCGCGGCTTCAAGACGCACCCGGCGTGGGACGCGTACTGGCAGGCGAAAGCGATGCAGAAGGTCTGGACGGTGCCTAACGTCGCCGTGCTCAACGTGGGCGGCTACTGGGACCAGGAGGATGTGCTGGGACCGCAGGAGGCCTACCGGACGCTGGAGAAGGCCGACGGGAAGCAGTGGAACCACATCGTGCTCGGCCCCTGGTTCCACGGCGGGTGGGCGGGGCGCGCGACCGACACCTTCGGGCCGATGAAGTTCGGCAGCGACGTGGGGCTGTACTACCGCGCCAACATCGAGCGCCCCTGGTTCGCCAACTGGCTCCATGGCGACGGGACCGCGACGTTCAGCGAGGCCTATCTCTTCGAGGTGCAGGGAAACACGTGGCGCACCTTCGACGCCTGGCCGCCGCGCGAGGCGACGGCGTCCAAGCTGTACCTGCACGCCGACGGGGTGCTCTCGTTCGACGCGCCCACCGCGCTGGCGAAGACATCGTACACCAGCGACCCACGGCGGCCGGTGCCATACATCGCGCGCCCGGTGGACGGGACGCGCTGGCGGCAGTGGCTGGTCGAGGATCAGCGCTTCGTGCACAACCGCCCCGACGTGGTGAGCTGGGAGAGTGCGCCGCTCGAAAAGGACGTCGTGATTGCCGGCGACGTGACGGCCCGGCTTTTTGCCAGCACCACCGGGCGCGACGCCGACTGGGTGGTGAAGCTCATCGATGTGTATCCCGACACGGTGGCCACCGATCCGAAGCTGGGCGGCTACCAGCTCATGGTCGCCGCCGACATCCTCCGCGGCCGCTACCACAAGAGCTTCAGCGTCCCGCGCCCGCTGACGCCGAACGTCGTCACCCCGTTCACCGTCGACCTGCACCAGCAGCTGTACCGCTTCCAGAAGGGGCATCGCATCATGGTGCAGGTGCAAAGCACCTGGTTCCCGCTCTACGACCGCAACCCGCAGACGTGGGTCCCCAACATCTTCGAGGCCAAGGCGAGCGACTTCAGGGCGCAGGTACACACGATCCACTCGGGGCCGCGCACGCCGAGCCATATCGCGGTGGGGGTGCTGCCGAACTAG
- a CDS encoding cyclase family protein has product MTTPTHHAAATARRIATRIVLLLAATTSTAVAQPPAIDVARHRLVDLTHPLNAKTLYWPTATTGFQLQQLAFGETPGGYFYSSYAFAAPEHGGTHLDAPIHFHRGGLTADRIPLEQLIAPAVVIDVGAKAAKDPDYRLTVEDVQGWEKTHGRIPRGAFVLLRTGWGVRWPNAKAYLGDDTPGDASRLHFPSYGVDAARLLVGERKVAALGVDVASIDHGPSKDFMVHQVAAGAGVIGLENLARLETLPARGATVIALPMKIEGGSGGPVRVVALVPRAAARR; this is encoded by the coding sequence ATGACCACACCCACCCACCACGCCGCGGCTACCGCCCGACGGATCGCGACGCGCATCGTCCTCCTGCTCGCCGCCACGACGTCTACCGCGGTCGCCCAACCGCCCGCGATCGATGTCGCGCGTCATCGCCTAGTCGACCTCACGCACCCGCTCAACGCCAAGACGTTGTACTGGCCCACTGCGACCACGGGGTTCCAGCTGCAACAGCTGGCGTTCGGCGAGACGCCGGGGGGTTACTTCTATTCGTCGTATGCCTTCGCCGCGCCGGAGCACGGCGGGACGCACCTCGACGCACCGATCCACTTCCACAGGGGCGGGCTGACCGCGGATCGCATCCCGTTGGAGCAGCTCATCGCCCCCGCGGTCGTGATCGATGTCGGCGCCAAGGCGGCCAAGGACCCGGACTATCGTCTCACGGTGGAGGACGTGCAGGGATGGGAGAAGACGCACGGGCGCATCCCGCGCGGTGCCTTCGTCCTCCTGCGCACGGGGTGGGGGGTGCGCTGGCCCAACGCCAAGGCCTACCTCGGCGACGATACGCCGGGCGATGCCTCGCGACTGCACTTCCCCAGCTATGGCGTGGATGCGGCGCGGCTGTTGGTGGGGGAGCGCAAGGTGGCGGCGTTAGGCGTCGACGTCGCGTCCATCGACCACGGCCCCAGCAAGGACTTCATGGTGCACCAGGTGGCGGCCGGCGCCGGGGTGATCGGGCTGGAGAATCTCGCGCGCCTGGAGACGCTGCCGGCACGCGGGGCGACGGTCATCGCGCTGCCCATGAAGATCGAGGGTGGATCGGGGGGGCCGGTGCGGGTGGTGGCGCTCGTCCCGCGCGCCGCGGCGCGGCGCTGA
- a CDS encoding membrane dipeptidase: MALVRDHSVPGNEFSRREALKRLAAGVVAAPAILRGRYPLFRPADARFPVEYSARAIKLVQESVVIDLLNQFRFADFAEKPPKSQLWLSKPRSMTSADWEVYRTSGYTVMCLGHSPRDYADGLRFFAEWNGFVAEYPEWFARVDDARDFEAVKKAGKVGIMITFQNSDHFRSPDDVDQFYSLGQRLSQLTYNYQNRIGSGFLEERDGGLTVFGKSIVQRMEQVGMAVDVSHCADRTTLDALDIAKRPVVFSHASARALMPDHARCKTDEMITKMAKTGGVMGIPFLRMMISPTEPVTVEHALNHFDHVRKLVGIEHLAMGSDMDVVGNPNPVNGPGQGNPATPNFERYHLHTNDKGEWLLTVPGLDHPKRTFDIVEGLIRRGYTDQHIAMVLGGNAMRVFRNLWGQ; this comes from the coding sequence ATGGCTCTGGTACGCGACCATTCTGTCCCAGGCAATGAGTTCTCGCGTCGCGAGGCACTCAAGCGCCTCGCCGCCGGCGTCGTCGCCGCCCCCGCCATCCTGCGCGGGCGCTACCCGCTCTTTCGCCCGGCCGACGCGCGCTTTCCCGTCGAGTACTCGGCGCGCGCCATCAAGCTCGTGCAGGAGTCGGTCGTCATCGACCTGCTCAACCAGTTCCGATTCGCCGACTTCGCCGAAAAGCCCCCCAAGAGCCAGCTCTGGCTCAGCAAGCCGCGCAGCATGACGTCGGCCGACTGGGAGGTGTATCGCACGAGTGGCTACACGGTCATGTGCCTTGGCCACTCGCCACGCGACTATGCCGACGGCCTGCGCTTCTTCGCCGAGTGGAACGGCTTTGTCGCCGAGTATCCGGAGTGGTTTGCGCGGGTGGATGATGCGCGCGATTTCGAGGCGGTGAAGAAGGCGGGGAAGGTGGGGATCATGATCACCTTCCAGAACTCCGACCACTTCCGCTCGCCCGACGACGTCGACCAGTTCTACTCGTTAGGGCAACGGCTGTCGCAGCTCACGTACAACTACCAGAACCGCATCGGGAGCGGTTTCTTGGAGGAGCGCGACGGCGGGCTGACGGTGTTCGGGAAGTCGATCGTGCAGCGGATGGAACAGGTGGGGATGGCGGTCGACGTCTCGCACTGCGCCGATCGCACCACGCTCGACGCCCTCGACATCGCCAAGCGCCCCGTCGTCTTCTCGCATGCGAGTGCGCGCGCGCTCATGCCCGACCATGCGCGCTGCAAGACCGATGAGATGATCACCAAGATGGCGAAGACCGGCGGGGTGATGGGGATCCCGTTCCTCCGGATGATGATCTCCCCGACCGAGCCGGTGACCGTGGAGCACGCGCTCAACCACTTCGACCACGTGCGCAAGCTGGTGGGGATCGAGCACCTGGCGATGGGGAGCGACATGGATGTCGTCGGCAATCCCAACCCGGTCAACGGCCCGGGGCAAGGGAACCCGGCGACCCCCAACTTCGAGCGGTATCACCTGCACACCAACGACAAGGGGGAGTGGCTGCTGACGGTGCCGGGGCTCGACCATCCCAAGCGGACCTTCGACATCGTCGAGGGGCTCATCCGCCGCGGCTACACCGACCAGCACATCGCGATGGTGTTAGGCGGGAACGCGATGCGCGTCTTCCGAAACTTGTGGGGGCAGTGA
- a CDS encoding c-type cytochrome: protein MSPPLDRDIPHERDTPQEREWLERSLDRWYLAGIGCIVLLLAAFPVYAWREPRRLAAAREERQLAYIEMGEKTFAMHCASCHGDNGGGGRTASTLRSREYLQQATVQQVEWAIAGGRTGTAMAAWSQDFGGPLTMEEVRQLSEFIKSYDSVAVSVPEWKKGVAAPPAAERPVVAKWRERRARERARAREERRGGGPGAPPPGAPPLRTEAPTIAKGQTLWGSYCASCHVPVPGMAKGLAPLLISREYLQFATDERVDSIITVGVPGTTMLGWGKGSAGMLDATQIRSLILFLRAQQATAPSDPTWKEGRKIPIP from the coding sequence ATGAGCCCTCCCCTCGACCGCGACATACCGCACGAGCGCGACACGCCGCAAGAGCGCGAGTGGCTCGAGCGCTCGCTCGACCGCTGGTACCTGGCGGGGATCGGGTGCATCGTCTTGCTGCTGGCGGCCTTCCCGGTGTACGCGTGGCGCGAACCGCGGCGCCTGGCGGCGGCGCGCGAGGAGCGGCAGCTCGCCTACATCGAGATGGGGGAGAAGACCTTCGCCATGCACTGCGCCTCCTGCCACGGCGACAACGGGGGCGGGGGGCGCACGGCATCGACGCTGCGGTCCAGGGAGTACCTGCAGCAGGCGACGGTGCAGCAGGTGGAATGGGCGATCGCGGGCGGGCGCACCGGAACGGCGATGGCGGCCTGGTCACAGGACTTCGGCGGCCCGCTCACGATGGAAGAGGTGCGGCAGCTGTCGGAGTTCATCAAGTCGTACGACTCGGTCGCGGTGAGCGTCCCCGAGTGGAAGAAGGGGGTGGCGGCCCCGCCTGCGGCGGAGCGTCCCGTGGTGGCCAAGTGGCGCGAGCGCCGCGCGCGCGAACGGGCGCGTGCGCGCGAGGAGCGTCGCGGTGGCGGTCCGGGAGCCCCGCCGCCAGGTGCACCGCCCCTGCGCACGGAGGCCCCGACCATCGCCAAGGGTCAAACGCTGTGGGGGTCGTACTGCGCCTCGTGCCACGTCCCGGTCCCCGGAATGGCCAAGGGGTTGGCGCCACTCCTCATCTCGCGCGAGTACCTGCAGTTCGCCACCGACGAGCGCGTCGACTCCATCATCACGGTTGGCGTACCGGGGACGACGATGCTCGGCTGGGGGAAGGGGAGCGCGGGGATGCTCGACGCGACGCAGATCCGCTCGCTCATCCTCTTCCTGCGCGCACAGCAGGCGACGGCGCCCAGCGACCCGACATGGAAGGAGGGGCGGAAGATCCCGATTCCGTAA
- a CDS encoding FAD-dependent oxidoreductase, producing the protein MTATALPVGAERGSAGRALPLAPVLPDARWWLENVPCRTACPVHTDAGGYVTAIAQGRFADAYRIARRPNPFPSICGRVCAAPCETKCRRGAIDAPVAIRALKRFVASRFGVEAARETGGSLWREAIGAPAPDSGKRAAIVGGGPAGLACAHDLRLAGHAVTLFESSAALGGMMVHGIPPFRLPRELIAAEIAGVTELGVEVRLRTRVGVDVRMEALVDSFDAVFVAAGTGVGKRLSIEGRDLPGVTTAVAFLAGSAGEEALVVGERVVVIGGGSVAFDAARTAARTAALTTDGARPDVAPGDVHGALQALLDVARTARAAGVREVTVVSIEGREELPAEPDEWRQAEREGVRMLHRRSVQAIVGDGRVQGVSLRPVVTVFAPDGRFAPVVDDSAPVERLDCDTVIFAVGQEADTSFLPAPLVRGSLAAVDATTLRTSNPKVWAGGDIAFGPRFLINAIADGRRAAAGISAFLESGAGAASGAGAALGDAWGEAATLRLATPWHRHWSDYDAAPRAALPVIAASDRTMGREVEGVLDEGAAVREAQRCLRCHANVTLRAERCILCGLCADVCPERCIALRAGDAGTVVLSLDEARCIRCGLCVERCPPQALTMVELVPMGTRELAHA; encoded by the coding sequence ATGACGGCGACCGCCCTCCCGGTCGGTGCGGAACGGGGAAGCGCCGGGCGCGCCCTCCCGCTCGCCCCGGTTCTCCCCGACGCGCGCTGGTGGCTGGAGAACGTCCCCTGCCGCACGGCCTGCCCGGTGCACACCGACGCCGGGGGCTACGTGACGGCGATCGCCCAGGGGCGCTTCGCCGATGCGTATCGCATCGCGCGGCGGCCGAATCCCTTCCCGTCGATCTGCGGGCGCGTCTGCGCGGCGCCGTGCGAGACGAAATGCCGACGGGGGGCGATCGATGCACCGGTGGCGATTCGGGCGCTCAAACGCTTCGTCGCGTCGCGCTTCGGGGTCGAGGCGGCGCGCGAGACGGGGGGCTCGCTGTGGCGCGAAGCGATCGGAGCACCGGCCCCCGACAGCGGTAAGCGCGCAGCGATTGTCGGCGGGGGGCCGGCGGGGCTGGCCTGCGCGCACGACTTGCGGCTGGCGGGGCATGCCGTGACGCTGTTCGAATCATCCGCAGCGCTTGGCGGGATGATGGTACATGGGATTCCGCCGTTTCGGCTTCCGAGGGAGCTCATCGCCGCAGAGATCGCGGGGGTCACGGAGTTGGGGGTGGAGGTGCGGTTGCGCACGCGCGTTGGGGTGGACGTGCGGATGGAGGCGCTGGTCGACTCTTTCGACGCGGTGTTCGTCGCGGCGGGGACGGGCGTTGGGAAGCGCCTGTCAATTGAAGGGCGCGACCTGCCCGGAGTCACGACGGCAGTGGCGTTTCTCGCCGGCAGTGCTGGTGAGGAGGCATTGGTCGTCGGCGAGCGCGTGGTGGTGATCGGCGGCGGCAGCGTGGCCTTCGATGCGGCGCGCACGGCGGCGCGAACGGCGGCGCTCACCACGGACGGCGCTCGCCCCGACGTTGCGCCTGGCGATGTCCACGGTGCGCTGCAGGCGCTGCTCGATGTCGCCCGCACGGCGCGCGCCGCAGGGGTGCGCGAGGTGACGGTCGTCTCCATCGAGGGACGCGAAGAACTCCCCGCCGAGCCTGACGAGTGGCGCCAGGCGGAGCGCGAAGGGGTGCGGATGCTGCACCGGCGCTCGGTGCAGGCGATCGTGGGCGACGGACGCGTGCAGGGCGTCTCGCTGCGCCCGGTCGTGACGGTCTTTGCCCCTGACGGGCGCTTCGCCCCGGTGGTCGACGATTCGGCGCCGGTCGAACGGCTCGACTGCGATACGGTGATCTTCGCGGTGGGGCAGGAGGCCGACACGTCGTTCCTCCCGGCGCCGCTCGTCCGCGGCTCACTGGCCGCGGTCGACGCGACGACGCTCCGCACGTCGAATCCCAAGGTCTGGGCCGGCGGCGACATCGCCTTCGGGCCGCGCTTCCTCATCAACGCCATCGCCGATGGACGGCGCGCCGCGGCGGGGATCTCGGCGTTCCTGGAGTCGGGCGCCGGCGCGGCGTCGGGCGCCGGCGCGGCGCTGGGTGACGCATGGGGCGAGGCCGCGACGTTGCGGCTGGCGACGCCGTGGCACCGCCACTGGAGTGACTACGACGCGGCGCCGCGCGCTGCACTTCCGGTCATCGCCGCCAGCGACCGCACGATGGGGCGCGAAGTGGAAGGGGTGCTCGACGAGGGGGCGGCGGTGCGCGAGGCGCAGCGCTGCCTGCGCTGCCACGCCAACGTCACGCTGCGCGCCGAGCGGTGCATCCTGTGCGGGCTGTGCGCCGATGTCTGTCCGGAGCGGTGCATCGCGCTGCGCGCAGGCGACGCGGGGACGGTGGTGCTGTCGCTCGACGAGGCGCGCTGCATCCGCTGCGGGCTGTGCGTGGAGCGCTGCCCGCCGCAGGCGCTGACGATGGTGGAGCTGGTGCCGATGGGAACGCGGGAGCTGGCGCATGCCTGA